The following coding sequences lie in one Desulfonatronum sp. SC1 genomic window:
- a CDS encoding ChaN family lipoprotein, translating to MPLRALPAILGLLTLLALNAGCARLLPPSPSIPETATLPLPGTLFLADGRHVEPSELTALVASHDFILIGESHANACDQQFQAEALNNLAQSGLPLAVGLEMVPWSAQKILDAFRRGEVSLDELEKKLGWQDYWGYSFTFYRPVLAQAKESGIPVYGLNVPKDLLHLIRTNGLESIPADERGLLPSALIPPPPPQRAMIEEEYRRHVELMPDRTMEAGFDLERFMTIQSLWDTQMAHVAIQRRGADDTMVILTGTAHVEYGHGIAYRLALLEDAPRILSLIPWRGGPVPEPTAGDFFFYCPEPPRRLGMLIAWVNDQVVVTGVIPNSLAQAAGLQPGDVLLAADNIPITSLKVLHTVGVQAKSEQRPLLLEVLRDGDQLTIPITSP from the coding sequence ATGCCTCTTCGGGCGCTGCCGGCCATCCTGGGCCTCCTGACCCTCCTGGCCCTGAATGCCGGCTGCGCCCGCCTTCTACCACCAAGCCCTTCCATTCCCGAGACGGCCACGTTACCGTTGCCAGGTACGCTTTTCCTGGCCGACGGGCGTCACGTCGAGCCCTCCGAGCTGACGGCCCTGGTCGCGTCCCACGATTTCATCCTCATCGGCGAGTCCCACGCCAATGCCTGCGACCAGCAGTTCCAGGCCGAGGCCCTGAACAACTTGGCCCAGTCCGGTCTGCCGCTTGCCGTGGGACTGGAGATGGTTCCCTGGTCCGCCCAGAAGATCCTGGACGCGTTTCGCCGGGGTGAAGTCAGCCTGGATGAGCTAGAAAAAAAGTTAGGCTGGCAGGACTACTGGGGATACAGCTTTACCTTCTATCGCCCGGTCCTGGCTCAAGCCAAGGAATCCGGTATTCCGGTTTACGGCCTGAACGTGCCCAAAGACCTGCTGCACCTAATCCGTACTAACGGCCTGGAGAGCATCCCCGCCGATGAACGCGGCCTGCTCCCCTCGGCGTTGATCCCTCCCCCGCCGCCGCAGCGGGCGATGATTGAAGAAGAGTACCGTCGACATGTGGAGTTGATGCCGGACCGGACCATGGAAGCCGGGTTCGACCTGGAGCGCTTCATGACGATCCAGTCCCTCTGGGACACCCAGATGGCCCATGTCGCGATCCAGCGGCGCGGTGCGGATGATACCATGGTCATTCTGACCGGAACCGCCCATGTGGAGTACGGTCACGGGATCGCGTACCGGCTCGCCCTGCTGGAAGATGCCCCCCGAATTCTGTCCCTGATTCCCTGGCGCGGCGGACCGGTTCCAGAACCCACGGCCGGAGATTTCTTTTTCTACTGTCCGGAACCGCCGAGACGCCTGGGCATGCTCATTGCTTGGGTCAACGACCAGGTGGTCGTCACCGGCGTGATTCCAAACTCCCTGGCCCAGGCAGCCGGACTGCAACCCGGAGATGTCCTGCTTGCCGCCGACAACATACCCATCACCTCACTGAAAGTCCTGCACACCGTCGGCGTCCAAGCCAAAAGCGAACAACGCCCCCTGCTCCTGGAGGTGCTCCGCGACGGCGATCAATTAACCATCCCCATCACCTCCCCCTGA
- the rplI gene encoding 50S ribosomal protein L9, with amino-acid sequence MEIILRTNMDNLGALGQVVNVKPGYGRNYLIPQGLAMLATPANKKRFELERKKLQEKLDAVRFAAQELADKISAVALRIPVRVGEGERLYGSVTSGNIADLLNTDHGLDVDKKTILLNDPLRALGDYTVEVRVFQDIRALLQVAVVRHDADQAGQAEVPKTDAVETTELAVEATQAEE; translated from the coding sequence ATGGAAATCATTTTACGTACGAATATGGACAACCTGGGCGCTCTCGGCCAAGTGGTCAACGTCAAGCCCGGGTATGGCCGCAACTACTTGATTCCTCAAGGGTTGGCCATGCTGGCCACTCCGGCCAATAAAAAACGTTTCGAGTTGGAGCGTAAAAAACTTCAGGAAAAATTGGACGCCGTGCGTTTCGCGGCTCAGGAACTTGCCGACAAGATCAGCGCCGTTGCGTTGCGGATCCCTGTGCGTGTCGGCGAAGGTGAAAGGCTCTACGGTTCGGTGACCTCCGGGAATATCGCCGATCTGTTGAACACAGATCACGGTTTGGACGTGGACAAGAAGACCATCTTGCTCAACGATCCGTTGCGCGCTCTGGGCGATTACACCGTTGAAGTCCGAGTGTTTCAGGACATCAGGGCTCTGCTTCAGGTTGCCGTGGTTCGCCACGACGCGGACCAGGCGGGCCAGGCCGAAGTTCCGAAAACGGACGCGGTCGAAACGACCGAGCTCGCCGTCGAAGCAACGCAAGCGGAGGAGTAG
- the mutM gene encoding bifunctional DNA-formamidopyrimidine glycosylase/DNA-(apurinic or apyrimidinic site) lyase yields the protein MPELPEVETIARGLQPLLTGRTVTGVPHIATHLAKGNRDLAQEVIGRTIRGVFRRGKLLFLDFPDQDVMAFHLRMTGRLGLMPSGLPSALHVHLLLDLDDGTSLYFQDQRKFGTCGLFADEELKRWPFYRNLGPEPLGLNLEIFTRQISGKKGRIKALLLDQRVIAGIGNIYADESLFRAGINPATPGNRIAPERLAGLLASLQSVLEEAIAAGGSSIRDYRTAAGLVGTFQNTFQVYGRGGLPCKQCGTSLQTTKVAGRTTCFCPRCQMI from the coding sequence ATGCCTGAACTGCCTGAAGTGGAAACCATTGCCCGAGGGCTCCAGCCTCTGCTCACAGGCCGGACCGTCACCGGAGTGCCGCATATCGCCACGCACCTGGCCAAAGGTAACCGAGACCTGGCCCAAGAAGTCATCGGGCGAACCATCCGCGGTGTCTTCCGCCGGGGCAAGCTGTTATTTCTGGATTTTCCTGACCAGGACGTGATGGCGTTTCATCTGCGCATGACCGGAAGGCTGGGCCTCATGCCCTCAGGCCTTCCGTCCGCCTTACACGTCCATCTGTTGCTGGACCTGGACGACGGGACCTCGCTCTATTTTCAGGACCAACGCAAGTTTGGAACCTGCGGCCTGTTTGCCGACGAGGAGTTGAAGCGATGGCCCTTTTATCGCAACCTCGGACCGGAACCGCTGGGGTTGAATTTGGAGATCTTCACGAGGCAAATCAGTGGAAAGAAAGGTCGGATCAAGGCATTGCTGTTGGATCAGCGCGTCATTGCGGGAATCGGCAACATCTACGCCGATGAAAGCCTCTTCAGAGCGGGCATCAATCCGGCGACGCCGGGAAACAGGATCGCCCCGGAACGCCTGGCCGGACTCCTGGCAAGCCTCCAGAGCGTCCTGGAGGAAGCCATCGCCGCTGGAGGCAGTTCCATCCGGGACTACCGCACCGCTGCGGGGCTTGTGGGGACATTTCAGAACACTTTTCAAGTCTACGGGCGGGGGGGCCTGCCCTGCAAACAGTGCGGTACGTCCCTCCAGACCACCAAGGTCGCCGGTCGGACCACCTGCTTCTGCCCGCGCTGTCAAATGATTTGA
- a CDS encoding PEP/pyruvate-binding domain-containing protein, with protein sequence MAKSDKDKGSSAKESPAVADAEVKAAKGAKKAEIAVIEKKLVLTGEDIVTLGEPAELLVGGKNYNTALISQVENIRAPQFRAISSIVFHRLLDETKVNAALIRSSVDKEYDRINWSDSEINKDPEFIRHLVRRLAKQIKDSEKGKESQVKLRTFINNIVEGFAVSPEGIDQLRKRSVLVQVAILAVQMPADLEDAVKQSYTDICKEAGLENIPVAVRSSAAGEDSRKKAFAGLQDTYLNIVGEQSVVEAYQWDCASAYNLRSMTYRREAILDMVALAERTGDESIVENAKKEWAIENTSLSVCIMRMINPMISGTAFSADTSTGCRGTDRHDLVSIDASYGLGEAVVSGMVTPDKFYVFQRDDGVEIVLRYMGFKTKKIIYAEKGAGTVTVDVPIDEVFRWSLSLAQAEELARGVRCISKSYGGMITDTEFCIDSSDRIWFVQARPETRWNEELEKHPHTIFMRRLEVDPSAIQKAELILEGNGASRGAGQGIVRFLRSALELNKITKGDILAADRTDPDMVPGMRIASAILADAGGDTSHAAITSRELGIPAVIGIQRLETLQGLDGQEVTVDGSRGRAYRGLLPLVEVGGEIDVSALPKTKTKIGLILADVDQALFLSRLRELPDFEVGLLRAEFMLGSVGVHPLALEAYDNGQLQVLVDKKLSELNNELTKLVREQLTQGIITFDLKLRQYVGIVTGLSKEIETLTEKGGDKGTDQVLAIHRQLRDLDVKLNEHLELASHKLEQLKTAPDLREHVITIMGFSELLDSTHGLDEERLKHRQEIEDRVQGIIQRIKDEPVVVDIMKRIDSMRTEVALRSGLEREREEVRTLPQRIKDLIRSKGYRSGKEHYIQTLAQGLSLFAMAFYGKEIIYRTTDYKTNEYRNLMGGLLFESMEDNPMLGFRGVSRNIHDWEIESFKQARGIFGGRNLNLMLPFVRTLEEARSMRRYLEGVHNLKSGDDGLKIILMSEIPSNAILTKQFIQEFDGFSIGSNDMTQLVLGTDRDNPRLRHIYDEEDPAVVWAILSTIFTGQKFGKKVGFCGQGVSNSKIIRGLVCIAGIVSASVVPDTYAQTKKDVAELEAEKIPVEKLGAWLKEQHLERLKKVMAENKYDHILKKNRTAKDLMDWFEGEMTRLHEQLQDQIGKPREDFLRQEIDQFRRLFHKPAIYANWDWEETVLDALRHSGFQSYEEQVAALREQRAKYNPAG encoded by the coding sequence ATGGCCAAATCAGACAAGGATAAAGGTTCATCCGCCAAGGAGAGCCCTGCCGTCGCCGATGCCGAGGTCAAAGCCGCCAAGGGAGCGAAAAAAGCCGAGATTGCGGTAATTGAGAAGAAACTCGTCCTGACCGGCGAAGACATCGTCACGCTGGGCGAGCCCGCGGAACTGCTGGTGGGAGGGAAGAACTACAACACCGCCCTGATCAGTCAGGTCGAGAACATCCGAGCCCCTCAGTTCAGGGCCATATCATCCATTGTCTTTCATCGGCTGCTTGATGAAACCAAGGTCAATGCGGCGTTGATCCGGTCCTCCGTGGACAAGGAGTACGACCGGATCAACTGGAGCGATTCCGAGATCAACAAAGATCCGGAATTCATCAGGCACCTTGTGCGCCGCTTGGCAAAACAGATCAAGGATTCCGAAAAAGGGAAGGAAAGCCAGGTCAAGCTGCGGACTTTCATCAACAATATCGTTGAAGGCTTCGCCGTCTCTCCCGAGGGTATTGACCAACTCCGTAAGCGTTCCGTGCTGGTCCAGGTGGCCATTTTGGCCGTCCAGATGCCCGCGGATCTGGAGGACGCCGTCAAGCAGTCCTACACGGATATCTGCAAGGAAGCCGGCCTGGAGAACATCCCCGTGGCCGTGCGCTCTTCAGCCGCCGGAGAAGATAGCCGCAAGAAGGCCTTTGCCGGGTTGCAGGACACCTACCTGAACATCGTCGGCGAGCAGTCCGTGGTGGAAGCCTACCAGTGGGACTGCGCCTCGGCCTACAACCTTCGGAGCATGACCTATCGCCGGGAAGCCATCCTGGACATGGTCGCCCTGGCGGAACGTACCGGCGACGAGTCTATCGTGGAGAATGCCAAGAAGGAATGGGCCATCGAGAACACGTCCCTGTCCGTGTGCATCATGCGGATGATCAATCCGATGATCTCCGGAACGGCCTTCAGCGCGGACACTTCCACTGGTTGTCGGGGCACGGATCGTCACGACCTGGTCTCCATCGACGCGAGCTACGGTCTGGGCGAGGCCGTGGTCAGCGGGATGGTCACCCCGGACAAGTTCTACGTTTTTCAGCGCGACGACGGTGTGGAAATCGTACTGCGCTACATGGGCTTCAAGACCAAGAAGATCATTTACGCGGAAAAAGGGGCCGGCACCGTCACAGTGGATGTCCCCATCGACGAGGTCTTCCGCTGGTCCCTCTCCTTGGCCCAGGCCGAGGAACTGGCCAGGGGCGTGCGCTGTATCAGCAAGAGCTACGGGGGAATGATCACGGATACCGAGTTCTGCATCGACAGTTCGGACCGAATCTGGTTCGTCCAGGCCCGACCAGAGACTCGTTGGAACGAGGAACTGGAGAAGCATCCACATACGATTTTCATGCGTCGGCTGGAGGTCGATCCGTCAGCCATCCAGAAAGCCGAACTCATCCTGGAAGGTAACGGTGCGTCCCGCGGCGCGGGGCAAGGAATCGTTCGTTTTCTGCGGTCTGCTCTGGAACTGAACAAGATCACCAAGGGCGACATTCTGGCCGCTGATCGAACCGACCCGGACATGGTCCCCGGAATGCGGATCGCCTCGGCAATTCTCGCTGATGCCGGCGGAGACACCAGTCACGCGGCCATTACTTCTCGTGAGTTGGGGATTCCAGCGGTGATCGGCATCCAGCGCCTGGAGACGCTCCAGGGGTTGGACGGCCAGGAAGTGACCGTGGACGGCTCCCGCGGGCGGGCCTATCGAGGTTTGCTGCCTCTGGTTGAGGTGGGCGGGGAGATCGACGTCAGCGCCTTGCCGAAGACCAAGACCAAGATCGGCCTGATTCTGGCCGACGTGGACCAGGCGCTCTTTTTGTCCCGGTTGCGGGAACTGCCGGATTTCGAGGTCGGCTTGCTCCGCGCTGAGTTCATGCTGGGCAGCGTCGGGGTTCATCCCCTGGCCCTTGAAGCCTACGACAACGGCCAGCTTCAGGTTTTGGTGGACAAGAAGCTGAGCGAGCTGAACAACGAGTTGACCAAGCTGGTTCGGGAGCAGTTGACCCAGGGGATCATCACCTTTGATCTTAAATTGCGCCAGTACGTGGGCATCGTCACCGGCCTGAGCAAGGAAATCGAAACCCTCACCGAGAAAGGCGGGGACAAAGGCACGGATCAGGTTTTGGCCATCCACCGGCAATTGCGGGACCTGGACGTTAAGCTGAACGAGCATCTGGAACTGGCTTCCCACAAGCTGGAACAACTGAAAACCGCTCCGGATCTGCGCGAGCACGTGATTACGATCATGGGCTTCTCGGAGTTGCTCGACAGCACCCACGGACTGGATGAAGAACGACTCAAGCATCGTCAGGAAATCGAGGACAGGGTCCAGGGGATTATCCAGCGGATCAAGGACGAGCCCGTGGTCGTGGATATCATGAAGCGCATCGACTCCATGCGCACGGAAGTGGCGTTGCGTTCCGGCCTGGAACGGGAGCGGGAAGAGGTGCGCACCCTGCCGCAACGGATCAAGGACCTGATTCGCTCCAAGGGGTATCGGTCCGGCAAGGAACACTACATCCAGACCCTGGCCCAGGGCCTTTCCCTGTTCGCCATGGCCTTTTACGGCAAGGAGATCATCTATCGGACCACGGACTACAAGACCAACGAGTACCGGAATTTGATGGGCGGCCTGCTTTTCGAGTCCATGGAAGACAATCCCATGCTCGGCTTTCGGGGTGTCTCCCGCAACATCCATGACTGGGAGATTGAGTCCTTTAAACAGGCTCGTGGGATTTTTGGAGGCAGGAACCTCAATCTGATGCTGCCCTTTGTGCGGACTCTGGAAGAGGCCCGCAGCATGCGCCGTTACCTGGAAGGCGTCCACAACCTCAAATCCGGGGACGACGGCCTGAAGATCATCCTGATGTCCGAAATTCCCAGCAACGCGATCCTGACCAAGCAATTCATCCAGGAGTTCGACGGCTTCTCCATCGGCTCCAACGACATGACCCAGTTGGTGCTGGGCACTGATCGGGACAACCCACGGTTGCGGCACATCTACGACGAGGAAGATCCGGCCGTGGTATGGGCCATCCTGAGCACGATCTTCACCGGACAGAAGTTCGGAAAGAAAGTCGGTTTTTGCGGACAGGGCGTGTCCAACAGCAAGATCATCCGCGGGCTGGTCTGCATCGCCGGCATTGTTTCGGCCTCCGTGGTGCCGGACACCTACGCCCAGACCAAAAAGGACGTCGCCGAACTGGAAGCCGAGAAGATCCCCGTTGAAAAGCTGGGCGCGTGGCTCAAGGAACAGCATCTGGAGCGCTTGAAAAAGGTCATGGCCGAGAACAAGTACGACCACATCCTGAAGAAGAACCGCACGGCCAAGGACTTGATGGATTGGTTCGAGGGCGAAATGACTAGGCTGCACGAACAACTTCAGGATCAGATCGGCAAACCCCGAGAGGATTTCTTGCGTCAAGAGATCGATCAGTTTCGGCGGCTTTTCCACAAGCCAGCTATCTATGCCAACTGGGATTGGGAGGAGACCGTCCTGGACGCCCTGCGCCATTCCGGGTTCCAGTCGTATGAAGAACAGGTCGCGGCCTTGCGCGAGCAGCGAGCCAAGTACAACCCCGCCGGTTAG
- the rpsR gene encoding 30S ribosomal protein S18, whose translation MAFRKFTPRKKFCRFCASKDLKMDYKRPDLLRDFVNERGKIIARRVTGTCAKHQRELTTEIKRARQMALLFYTATHSVDAMKRTTG comes from the coding sequence ATGGCATTCAGAAAGTTCACCCCCCGGAAAAAGTTTTGTCGATTCTGCGCGTCCAAGGATCTGAAGATGGACTATAAGCGTCCTGACCTGCTGCGGGACTTCGTCAACGAGCGGGGCAAGATCATCGCTCGTCGCGTGACCGGAACTTGCGCCAAGCACCAGCGGGAGTTGACCACGGAAATCAAGCGCGCCCGGCAGATGGCTCTGTTGTTCTACACGGCCACGCATAGCGTTGATGCCATGAAACGGACCACCGGCTAG
- a CDS encoding DUF456 domain-containing protein, producing the protein MSFVLAGLFLAFLGLLLVLHVFGLPANWLILAAVAGWGWVHPEFAGGIVFFAVLSSLCVLGEVVEFAAQMWGGRRYGGSRKGAWAAVVGAIVGGVFGAPFLFGLGAVPGSFLGAYAGSLLIELGQGYPMAVARRAAWGAMWNKVFGTVVKVCLGVWMIVLSFDLVWPG; encoded by the coding sequence ATGTCGTTTGTCCTGGCCGGGCTGTTTCTGGCGTTTCTCGGCCTGCTGCTGGTGTTGCACGTGTTCGGCCTGCCGGCAAATTGGCTGATTCTGGCCGCCGTGGCGGGTTGGGGCTGGGTGCACCCGGAGTTCGCGGGCGGGATCGTTTTTTTTGCTGTCTTGTCCTCGCTTTGCGTGCTGGGCGAGGTCGTGGAGTTCGCGGCCCAGATGTGGGGCGGGCGGCGCTACGGTGGAAGCAGGAAAGGTGCCTGGGCGGCTGTTGTCGGGGCAATTGTCGGGGGTGTTTTCGGCGCCCCCTTTCTTTTCGGACTGGGAGCGGTTCCCGGCTCTTTTCTGGGGGCCTACGCGGGCAGTCTGTTGATCGAACTGGGCCAGGGCTACCCGATGGCGGTCGCACGACGGGCCGCCTGGGGCGCGATGTGGAACAAGGTTTTCGGCACAGTGGTCAAGGTCTGTCTCGGGGTCTGGATGATCGTCTTGAGCTTTGACCTGGTTTGGCCCGGCTGA
- the rpsF gene encoding 30S ribosomal protein S6, producing the protein MRHYETLMLFSPEMPGERRQEIVAGMSAIVQRDGGKILAEDDWGMRTLAYPVRKQTRGHYFRLEYAASGAVVAEMERNLRITDGVYKFLCVKLADTYEEPKES; encoded by the coding sequence ATGCGGCACTATGAAACATTGATGCTCTTTAGCCCGGAAATGCCGGGAGAGCGTCGTCAGGAGATCGTTGCCGGAATGTCTGCTATTGTGCAGCGGGACGGCGGCAAGATCCTGGCGGAGGACGACTGGGGGATGCGAACCTTGGCTTATCCGGTACGCAAGCAGACTCGCGGCCACTATTTCCGTCTGGAATACGCGGCCTCGGGCGCGGTTGTCGCGGAAATGGAGCGGAATCTGCGCATCACGGACGGGGTGTACAAGTTTCTTTGCGTGAAGCTGGCCGATACCTATGAAGAACCCAAGGAGAGCTGA
- a CDS encoding phenylacetate--CoA ligase family protein has product MFFDPLEGFDREELQRLQSVRLRSVTKAAARSPLYAGLFQEYGLQADQVRGLDDLERVPLTEKEHLRSSYPDGLLCRPKEDMVRLHASSGTTGAATVIFHTAGDIQTWADLVARCFHMVGVRPGDVFQNMSGYGLFTGGLGIHYGAERLGCLTIPAGAGNSKRQIKLLQDFHVTVIHIIPSYALHLATVFQSLGVEPGGLHLKTALIGAEPHSEEIRRRIEELYGVKAYNSYGLSEMNGPGVAFECPEQNGMHIWEDAFLPEIIDPVTLQPVSEGEVGELVLTTLTREGMPILRYRTRDLTRFLPGDCPCGRVHRRIDRIVGRSDDMIIIKGVNIFPMQVERVLMAIPEVGQNYLIVLERQGFLDQFKVQVEVKSEFFVEDMRELKKLQSKITDLLRDELLVTPKVELVEARSLPCSEGKALRVCDLRGQTE; this is encoded by the coding sequence GTGTTTTTTGATCCCTTGGAAGGGTTTGACCGTGAGGAACTGCAACGCTTGCAGTCCGTCAGACTACGTAGCGTGACGAAAGCGGCGGCGCGCTCGCCGCTGTATGCCGGATTGTTTCAGGAGTACGGCCTTCAGGCCGACCAAGTCCGAGGCCTGGACGACCTGGAGCGAGTGCCCCTGACAGAAAAGGAACATTTGCGGTCCAGTTATCCGGACGGACTGCTTTGTCGGCCCAAGGAGGACATGGTCCGCCTGCACGCCTCTTCCGGGACCACCGGTGCGGCAACGGTGATTTTTCATACCGCTGGAGACATCCAGACCTGGGCCGACTTGGTGGCCCGCTGTTTCCACATGGTCGGGGTGCGGCCCGGCGATGTCTTTCAGAATATGAGCGGGTACGGCCTGTTCACCGGAGGCCTGGGCATCCATTACGGCGCCGAACGCCTGGGATGCCTGACCATCCCCGCCGGGGCCGGCAACAGCAAGCGGCAGATCAAGCTGCTTCAGGATTTCCACGTCACGGTGATTCACATCATACCTTCCTACGCCCTGCACTTGGCCACGGTGTTTCAGTCCCTTGGCGTGGAGCCCGGCGGGCTGCACCTGAAGACCGCCCTGATCGGCGCGGAACCCCACTCCGAGGAGATTCGTCGAAGGATCGAGGAATTGTACGGGGTGAAGGCCTACAACTCCTACGGCCTGTCCGAGATGAACGGTCCGGGAGTAGCCTTCGAATGCCCGGAGCAAAACGGGATGCACATCTGGGAAGATGCGTTTCTGCCGGAAATCATCGACCCGGTCACGCTGCAACCGGTCTCGGAAGGAGAGGTGGGCGAGCTGGTCCTGACTACGCTGACCCGTGAAGGCATGCCGATCCTGCGCTATCGAACCCGGGATCTAACCCGTTTTCTTCCGGGAGATTGCCCATGCGGTCGGGTGCATCGCCGCATCGACCGGATTGTCGGCCGCAGCGACGACATGATCATCATCAAGGGTGTGAACATCTTCCCGATGCAGGTGGAACGCGTGCTGATGGCCATTCCGGAAGTGGGGCAGAATTACCTGATCGTACTGGAGCGCCAGGGATTCCTGGATCAGTTCAAGGTGCAGGTGGAAGTGAAGAGCGAATTTTTCGTGGAAGATATGCGGGAGCTCAAGAAACTCCAAAGCAAAATCACCGACCTGCTGCGTGATGAATTGTTGGTCACTCCCAAGGTGGAACTCGTGGAAGCCCGGAGCCTGCCTTGCTCCGAGGGCAAGGCCCTACGGGTGTGCGATTTGCGGGGGCAAACAGAGTAA
- the dnaB gene encoding replicative DNA helicase, which produces MPRSPQKNTVAGKATTIIGKTPPQNLEAEQAVLGGIFLRPDLIDALLEIVGEDDFYSPAHRSIFQSCIQLYQRRVPIDLVTLVDHLQNSGILEEVGGPVYLASLTESLVAASHAESYARIVRDKAILRRLIGAASDIVVNCHEGGQDVDKVLDESEAAIFAISENRTKSIFSTTKELVNQVFEHLEKRVERQELVTGVPTGYHKLDEMTAGLQPSDLIIIAARPSMGKTAFALNIAMRAAILKDVPTAIFSLEMSKEQLMMRMLCAWGKVDLARFRRGFLNDEDWTRLYHAADALSQAPMFIDDTPALGTLDLRARCRRLKSEKNLGLVVVDYLQLMRASRRIDSREQEISEISRTLKGLAKELDLPMIALAQLNRKVEERSNRRPMLSDLRESGAIEQDADVIAFIYRDEVYNKQEGNPKKGIAEIIIGKQRNGPVGEVELAYLDSYTAFENLVDVPPPSESFQSGA; this is translated from the coding sequence GTGCCACGCTCACCTCAAAAAAATACCGTCGCTGGAAAGGCGACGACCATCATCGGCAAGACGCCCCCCCAGAACCTGGAAGCCGAACAAGCGGTTCTGGGGGGGATTTTTTTGCGCCCGGACCTGATCGACGCTTTACTCGAAATCGTCGGCGAGGACGATTTCTACTCACCGGCTCACCGGAGCATTTTTCAGTCCTGCATTCAGCTTTACCAGCGCCGGGTGCCCATTGACCTGGTCACCCTGGTCGATCATCTTCAAAACTCAGGGATCCTGGAAGAAGTGGGCGGGCCGGTTTATCTGGCCTCCCTGACCGAATCCCTGGTTGCCGCCTCTCATGCCGAATCCTATGCCCGGATCGTCCGGGACAAGGCCATCCTGCGACGGCTGATCGGTGCCGCATCCGATATCGTCGTCAATTGCCACGAGGGCGGACAGGACGTGGACAAAGTTCTGGACGAATCGGAAGCGGCCATTTTCGCCATTTCCGAGAACAGAACCAAGAGCATTTTTTCCACCACCAAGGAATTGGTTAATCAGGTGTTCGAGCACCTGGAGAAGCGGGTCGAGCGCCAGGAACTGGTTACCGGCGTACCCACGGGCTACCATAAGTTGGACGAGATGACCGCCGGGCTGCAACCCTCGGACCTGATCATCATCGCGGCCCGGCCCAGCATGGGCAAGACCGCCTTTGCCCTGAACATCGCCATGCGGGCCGCCATACTCAAGGATGTCCCTACGGCCATCTTTTCCCTGGAAATGTCCAAGGAACAGTTGATGATGCGCATGCTCTGCGCCTGGGGCAAGGTGGATCTGGCCAGGTTTCGGCGCGGTTTCTTGAACGACGAGGACTGGACCCGCTTGTACCATGCCGCGGACGCCCTGTCCCAGGCACCCATGTTCATCGACGATACCCCGGCCTTGGGAACCCTGGACCTGCGGGCCAGGTGTCGCAGGCTTAAATCCGAAAAGAATTTGGGCTTGGTGGTGGTGGATTATCTTCAGTTGATGCGGGCCAGTCGTCGGATCGACTCCCGCGAGCAGGAAATTTCCGAAATTTCTCGAACCCTGAAAGGGCTGGCCAAGGAATTGGACCTGCCGATGATCGCCCTGGCCCAGCTCAACCGCAAGGTCGAGGAGCGCAGCAACCGGCGGCCGATGCTTTCGGATTTACGTGAATCCGGAGCGATAGAACAGGATGCGGACGTGATTGCCTTCATCTATCGCGATGAAGTGTACAACAAGCAGGAAGGCAACCCCAAAAAAGGCATCGCGGAGATCATCATCGGCAAGCAGCGCAACGGGCCCGTGGGCGAGGTTGAACTGGCCTATCTGGACTCGTACACCGCGTTTGAGAACCTGGTTGACGTCCCACCGCCTTCGGAAAGTTTTCAATCCGGCGCGTAG